In Pseudomonas fluorescens, the following are encoded in one genomic region:
- the pap gene encoding polyphosphate:AMP phosphotransferase, protein MFESAEIDHAIDKEIYDAEVPALREALLEAQFELQQQRRFPVIILINGIEGAGKGETIKVLNEWMDPRLIEVRTFDQQTDEELARPPAWRYWRMLPAKGRMGIFFGNWYSQMLQGRVHGEFKDPRLDQAINAAERLEKMLCDEGALLFKFWFHLSKKQMKARLKALADDPLHSWRISPLDWQQSQTYDRFVKFGERALRRTSRDYAPWHVIAGADAHYRSLAVGRILLAGLQGALKRPTIHPEKVSAAPVFPSVDQVNLIDSLDLTLHLDKDDYEEQLITEQARFSGLMRDKRMRRHALVAVFEGNDAAGKGGAIRRVAAALDPRQYSIVPIAAPTEEERAQPYLWRFWRHLPARGKFTVFDRSWYGRVLVERIEGFCSPADWLRAYGEINDFEEQLTDAGVIVVKFWLSIDKQTQLERFEEREKIPFKRFKITEDDWRNREKWDDYRAAVGDMVDRTSTEIALWTLVEANDKRWARVKVLRTINRALEEAFETSDRQEHKKRKDKD, encoded by the coding sequence ATGTTTGAATCCGCCGAAATCGATCACGCCATCGACAAAGAAATCTACGACGCCGAAGTCCCGGCCCTGCGCGAAGCGTTGCTCGAAGCGCAATTCGAATTGCAGCAGCAACGCCGCTTCCCGGTGATCATTTTGATCAATGGCATCGAAGGTGCCGGCAAGGGTGAGACGATCAAGGTGCTCAACGAGTGGATGGACCCGCGCTTGATCGAGGTCCGCACGTTCGATCAGCAAACCGACGAAGAACTGGCGCGGCCACCGGCCTGGCGTTACTGGCGGATGCTCCCGGCCAAGGGGCGCATGGGGATTTTCTTCGGCAACTGGTACAGCCAGATGCTGCAGGGGCGGGTCCATGGCGAGTTCAAGGATCCGCGACTGGACCAGGCGATCAATGCCGCCGAGCGCCTGGAAAAGATGCTCTGCGATGAAGGTGCGCTGCTCTTCAAGTTCTGGTTTCACCTCTCCAAGAAACAAATGAAGGCACGCCTCAAGGCATTGGCCGACGACCCGCTGCACAGCTGGCGCATCAGCCCGCTGGACTGGCAGCAGTCGCAAACCTACGACAGGTTCGTGAAGTTTGGTGAACGGGCGCTGCGCCGCACCAGCCGCGACTATGCACCCTGGCATGTGATCGCCGGGGCGGATGCGCATTATCGGAGCCTGGCCGTGGGGCGGATTCTGCTGGCGGGCCTGCAGGGCGCATTGAAGCGGCCGACGATCCATCCGGAAAAGGTCAGCGCCGCGCCAGTGTTTCCCAGTGTCGATCAAGTGAACCTGATCGACAGCCTGGACCTGACCCTGCACCTGGACAAGGATGATTACGAAGAACAGCTGATCACCGAGCAGGCGCGGTTTTCCGGGTTGATGCGTGACAAGCGCATGCGCCGCCACGCGCTGGTGGCGGTGTTCGAGGGCAACGACGCGGCTGGCAAGGGCGGGGCGATCCGCCGGGTAGCGGCAGCGCTTGATCCACGCCAGTACAGCATCGTGCCGATTGCCGCGCCCACCGAGGAAGAAAGGGCGCAACCGTATCTGTGGCGCTTCTGGCGGCACCTGCCGGCCCGGGGCAAGTTCACCGTGTTCGACCGCTCCTGGTATGGCCGGGTGTTGGTGGAGCGCATTGAAGGTTTTTGCAGCCCGGCAGACTGGCTGCGTGCCTACGGTGAAATCAACGATTTCGAAGAACAGCTCACCGACGCCGGTGTGATCGTGGTCAAGTTCTGGCTGTCCATCGACAAACAGACGCAACTGGAGCGCTTCGAGGAGCGCGAAAAGATTCCCTTCAAGCGCTTCAAGATCACTGAAGATGACTGGCGCAACCGTGAAAAATGGGATGACTATCGCGCGGCGGTCGGCGACATGGTCGACCGTACCAGCACCGAGATTGCGCTATGGACCCTGGTGGAAGCCAACGACAAGCGCTGGGCACGGGTCAAAGTCTTGCGCACCATCAACCGGGCACTGGAAGAGGCTTTCGAAACATCCGACCGGCAAGAGCACAAGAAGCGTAAGGACAAGGATTGA
- the mnmC gene encoding bifunctional tRNA (5-methylaminomethyl-2-thiouridine)(34)-methyltransferase MnmD/FAD-dependent 5-carboxymethylaminomethyl-2-thiouridine(34) oxidoreductase MnmC produces MKPVLPHAQLDWDDQGRPYSRVFDDVYFSDQSGLDETRYVFIEQNRLAERFAALPEGGRLVIGETGFGTGLNFLCAWQLFEQHAAASARLHFVSVEKYPLSPDDLQRALALWPELKVFADQLLEQYVAIHQGFQRLTLDHGRVTLTLLIGDALEQLPQLDARIDAWFLDGFAPAKNPDMWTAELFAELARLAAPGASISTFTSTGWVRRLLNAAGFKMKRTPGIGHKWEILRGEFLGWPQETPAPALDKPWFARPAPLTGERQALVIGAGLAGCASAASLAARGWEVTVLERHDDIAREASGNPQGVLYLKLSAHGTALSQMIVSGFGYTRRLLEHLQRGRDWDDCGVLQLAFNAKEAERQVQLAAAFPADLLHLLDQPEAQAVAGIGLAQGGLFYPEGGWVHPPALCQWQAAHPQIQLFTHHDALELRKVEGRWQAWDGERLLADAPVVVLAGAAEIQRFPESAELPLKRIRGQITRLAQTPQSQALSTVVCAEGYVAPARLGEHTLGASFDFKSDDLTPTTAEHLGNLAMLEEISHDLVERLEIEHLDPEHLQGRAAFRCTSPDYLPIVGPLADTQAFAEAYAALGKDARQVPDVECPWLDGLYVNSGHGSRGLITAPLSGELLAAWLDNEPLPLPRSVAEACHPNRFALRRLIRGK; encoded by the coding sequence ATGAAACCTGTATTGCCCCACGCCCAGCTCGACTGGGACGACCAAGGTCGCCCGTATTCACGAGTGTTCGACGATGTGTATTTCTCCGACCAGTCGGGGCTGGACGAAACCCGCTATGTCTTTATCGAACAGAACCGTTTGGCGGAGCGCTTTGCGGCCTTGCCCGAGGGCGGGCGGCTGGTCATCGGGGAAACGGGGTTCGGCACCGGGCTGAATTTTTTGTGCGCCTGGCAGCTGTTCGAGCAACACGCCGCGGCCAGTGCGCGGCTGCATTTTGTCAGCGTCGAGAAGTACCCGCTGAGCCCCGACGACTTGCAACGGGCCCTGGCGCTGTGGCCGGAACTCAAGGTGTTTGCCGATCAACTGCTTGAGCAATACGTGGCCATCCATCAGGGCTTTCAGCGCCTGACGCTGGACCACGGCCGCGTGACCCTGACGCTGCTGATCGGCGATGCACTGGAGCAACTGCCGCAACTCGATGCCCGAATCGACGCCTGGTTTCTCGACGGTTTCGCCCCGGCGAAAAACCCCGACATGTGGACCGCCGAACTGTTTGCCGAGCTGGCGCGCCTGGCCGCTCCCGGTGCATCCATCAGCACCTTCACCAGCACCGGTTGGGTGCGGCGCCTGCTCAACGCCGCCGGTTTCAAGATGAAACGCACCCCCGGCATCGGCCATAAATGGGAAATCCTGCGCGGCGAGTTCCTCGGCTGGCCCCAGGAAACGCCGGCCCCGGCCCTGGATAAACCCTGGTTCGCACGCCCGGCCCCACTGACCGGCGAGCGCCAGGCACTGGTGATCGGTGCCGGCCTGGCCGGTTGTGCCAGCGCCGCCAGCCTCGCCGCGCGTGGCTGGGAAGTGACAGTGCTGGAGCGCCACGACGACATCGCCCGGGAAGCCTCGGGCAACCCGCAGGGCGTGCTCTACCTGAAGTTATCCGCCCACGGCACGGCGCTGTCGCAAATGATCGTCAGTGGATTCGGCTACACCCGACGCCTGCTCGAACACTTGCAACGGGGTCGCGACTGGGACGATTGCGGCGTGTTGCAACTGGCTTTCAACGCCAAGGAAGCTGAACGCCAGGTGCAATTAGCCGCGGCATTTCCGGCGGACTTGTTGCACCTGCTTGATCAACCCGAGGCACAGGCCGTGGCCGGTATCGGGCTGGCACAGGGGGGCCTGTTCTATCCCGAAGGCGGCTGGGTTCACCCACCGGCGCTGTGTCAGTGGCAGGCTGCGCATCCACAGATTCAACTGTTCACTCACCACGATGCGCTGGAACTGCGCAAGGTTGAGGGCCGGTGGCAAGCCTGGGACGGCGAACGCTTGCTTGCCGACGCCCCCGTGGTGGTGCTCGCCGGCGCAGCCGAAATCCAGCGTTTCCCCGAGAGCGCCGAGTTGCCGCTCAAACGCATTCGCGGGCAAATCACGCGCCTGGCGCAAACCCCGCAAAGCCAGGCCCTGAGTACCGTGGTGTGTGCCGAAGGCTATGTCGCCCCCGCCCGTTTGGGCGAACACACCCTGGGGGCCAGTTTCGATTTCAAGAGCGATGACCTGACGCCGACCACGGCAGAACACCTGGGCAACCTGGCCATGCTCGAAGAGATTTCCCACGATCTGGTCGAGCGGCTGGAGATCGAACACCTCGACCCCGAGCATCTCCAGGGTCGCGCTGCATTTCGCTGCACCAGCCCCGACTACTTGCCAATCGTCGGCCCATTGGCCGACACCCAGGCGTTCGCTGAGGCTTATGCAGCGCTGGGCAAAGACGCCCGGCAGGTGCCGGACGTCGAATGCCCATGGCTTGACGGTTTGTACGTCAACAGCGGTCACGGCTCGCGCGGCCTGATCACTGCGCCGCTGTCCGGAGAGCTGCTGGCAGCCTGGCTGGACAACGAACCCCTGCCGCTGCCCAGAAGCGTGGCCGAGGCCTGTCACCCCAACCGGTTTGCCCTGCGGCGCCTGATTCGCGGCAAGTAG
- a CDS encoding N-acetylglutaminylglutamine amidotransferase: MCGLAGELRFDHQPADLAAIERITHHLAPRGPDAWGFHSQGPIALGHRRLKIMDLSDGSAQPMIDPQLGLSLAFNGAIYNFPELRAELESLGYAFYSGGDTEVLLKGYHAWGEALLPKLNGMFAFAVWERDAQRLFIARDRLGVKPLYLSRTGQRLRFASALPALLKGGDINPILDPVALNHYLNFHAVVPAPRTLLAGIEKLPPATWMRVEADGRTEQKTWWTLPYGPHADETDLTLEDWRDRVLDSTREAVAIRQRAAVDVGVLLSGGVDSSLLVGLLREVGVDNLSTFSIGFQDTGGERGDEFQYSDLIAQHYGTQHHQLRIDEKEIIEQLPAAFRAMSEPMVSHDCIAFYLLSREVAKHCKVVQSGQGADELFAGYHWYPQVDGASDPYAAYREAFFDRSYDDYAATVQPKWLTANDAAGDFVKAHFAQPGADAAVDKALRLDSTVMLVDDPVKRVDNMTMAWGLEARTPFLDYRLVELSARIPGRFKLPDGGKQVLKEAARQVIPSEVIDRKKGYFPVPGLKHLQGDTLEWVRELLLDPSQDRGLFNPAMLDRLLTDPQGQLTPLRGSKLWQLAALNLWLSEQGI, translated from the coding sequence ATGTGCGGATTAGCTGGCGAGTTACGTTTTGATCATCAACCTGCAGACCTTGCAGCCATTGAACGAATCACCCATCACCTGGCCCCTCGCGGCCCCGACGCCTGGGGCTTTCATAGCCAGGGACCGATTGCACTGGGCCACCGGCGCCTGAAGATCATGGACCTGTCGGACGGCTCGGCGCAGCCGATGATCGACCCGCAACTGGGCTTGTCCCTGGCCTTCAACGGAGCGATCTACAACTTTCCGGAACTGCGCGCGGAACTTGAAAGCCTGGGTTACGCCTTCTATTCCGGTGGCGACACCGAAGTGCTGCTCAAGGGCTATCACGCCTGGGGCGAAGCCTTGCTACCAAAACTCAACGGCATGTTTGCCTTTGCCGTTTGGGAGCGCGATGCCCAACGCCTGTTCATCGCCCGCGACCGTCTCGGCGTGAAGCCGCTGTACCTGTCGCGCACCGGCCAGCGCCTGCGCTTCGCCTCGGCCCTGCCGGCATTGCTCAAGGGTGGCGACATCAATCCGATCCTCGATCCTGTGGCACTCAATCACTATCTGAATTTCCACGCCGTGGTCCCGGCACCGCGCACCTTGCTGGCGGGCATTGAAAAACTGCCGCCGGCCACCTGGATGCGCGTCGAAGCCGATGGCCGCACCGAACAGAAAACCTGGTGGACCCTGCCCTACGGCCCTCACGCCGATGAGACCGATCTGACCCTCGAAGACTGGCGCGACCGTGTGCTCGACAGCACCCGCGAGGCGGTCGCCATCCGCCAACGCGCGGCAGTGGATGTCGGCGTGCTGTTGTCCGGTGGCGTCGATTCAAGCCTGCTGGTGGGCCTGTTGCGGGAAGTCGGCGTGGACAATCTGTCGACCTTCTCCATCGGCTTCCAGGATACCGGCGGCGAGCGTGGGGACGAGTTCCAGTATTCGGACCTGATCGCCCAACACTACGGCACGCAGCATCACCAACTGCGCATCGACGAAAAGGAAATCATCGAACAGCTGCCCGCCGCGTTCCGCGCCATGAGCGAACCGATGGTCAGCCACGACTGCATCGCCTTCTATCTGTTGTCCCGGGAAGTGGCCAAACACTGCAAAGTCGTCCAGAGCGGCCAGGGCGCCGATGAACTGTTCGCCGGTTACCACTGGTATCCGCAAGTGGACGGCGCGAGTGATCCGTATGCCGCATACCGCGAAGCGTTTTTCGACCGCAGCTACGACGACTACGCCGCTACCGTCCAACCGAAATGGCTGACTGCGAATGACGCCGCCGGTGACTTCGTCAAAGCGCATTTCGCCCAGCCCGGTGCCGATGCGGCGGTGGACAAGGCCTTGCGTCTGGACAGCACGGTGATGCTGGTGGACGACCCGGTCAAACGCGTCGACAACATGACCATGGCCTGGGGCCTGGAAGCGCGCACTCCGTTTCTCGACTACCGCCTGGTGGAGCTGTCGGCACGGATTCCGGGGCGTTTCAAACTGCCGGACGGCGGCAAGCAAGTCTTGAAAGAAGCCGCGCGCCAAGTGATTCCCAGTGAAGTGATCGACCGCAAGAAAGGTTACTTCCCGGTGCCGGGCCTCAAGCATTTGCAGGGCGATACGCTGGAATGGGTGCGCGAGCTGCTGCTCGATCCCAGCCAGGATCGCGGCCTGTTCAACCCCGCGATGCTCGACCGTCTGCTGACTGATCCACAGGGGCAATTGACACCGTTGCGCGGCTCGAAGCTGTGGCAACTGGCGGCCCTCAACCTGTGGCTCAGCGAACAAGGAATCTGA
- the ngg gene encoding N-acetylglutaminylglutamine synthetase, whose protein sequence is MKPHATAISQRLLRGQSPSYERLQARLAEDRCELGGAPIAVHCGWGRLLIGHTFADAASLAGELLNEQPGERDIALYVAAPQQVLGLEPTQLFLDPSDTLRLWFSDYRQATRVFRGFRIRRAQSDADWQAINQLYQARGMLPIDATLLTPRHLGGPVYWLAEDEDSGAVIGSVMGLNHHKAFNDPENGSSLWCLAVDPHCARPGVGEVLVRHLIEHFMSRGLACLDLSVLHDNRQAKSLYAKLGFRNLTTFAIKRKNGINQPLFLGPGPEAAFNPYARIIVEEAHRRGIDVHVDDADAGMFTLSHGGRRVRCRESLSDLTSAVSMTLCQDKSLTHKVLKAAGLNLPAQQMAGNADDNLAFLDEHQRVVVKPLDGEQGQGVAVDLRTIEEVQQAIEAARHFDSRVLLERFHEGLDLRIVVIGFEVVAAAIRRPAEVVGDGQHSIGALIEAQSRRRQAATGGESKIPQDQETLRTLRAAGYDYSSILPAGEHLFVRRTANLHTGGVLEDVTAILHPTLVDAAIRAARALDIPMVGLDLMVSAADQPDYVFIEANERAGLANHEPQPTAERFVDLLFPYSQPVVS, encoded by the coding sequence ATGAAACCTCACGCCACGGCTATCAGCCAACGCCTGTTGCGCGGCCAGTCACCCTCCTACGAACGCTTGCAGGCACGTCTGGCCGAGGATCGCTGTGAACTCGGCGGGGCGCCGATTGCCGTGCATTGCGGCTGGGGCCGCTTGCTGATCGGCCACACCTTTGCCGATGCCGCGAGCCTGGCCGGGGAGTTGCTCAACGAGCAGCCCGGCGAGCGGGACATTGCCCTGTACGTCGCCGCGCCCCAGCAAGTGCTGGGGCTGGAGCCGACGCAGCTGTTCCTCGACCCGTCCGACACCTTGCGCCTGTGGTTCAGCGACTACCGTCAGGCGACACGGGTGTTTCGTGGTTTTCGTATTCGACGCGCGCAAAGCGATGCCGACTGGCAGGCGATCAATCAGCTGTACCAGGCCCGCGGCATGCTGCCGATCGATGCCACCCTGCTGACGCCGCGTCATCTGGGCGGCCCGGTGTATTGGCTGGCTGAAGACGAGGACAGCGGCGCGGTCATCGGCAGCGTCATGGGCCTCAACCACCACAAGGCCTTCAACGATCCGGAAAACGGCAGCAGCCTGTGGTGCCTGGCGGTCGACCCGCATTGTGCGCGGCCGGGTGTCGGTGAAGTGCTGGTGCGGCACTTGATCGAACACTTCATGAGTCGCGGGCTCGCCTGCCTCGACCTGTCGGTGCTGCACGACAACCGCCAGGCGAAAAGCCTTTACGCCAAGCTCGGTTTTCGCAACCTCACGACCTTCGCCATCAAGCGCAAGAACGGCATCAATCAGCCGCTGTTCCTCGGGCCCGGCCCGGAAGCCGCGTTCAATCCCTACGCTCGGATCATTGTCGAGGAAGCACACCGTCGTGGCATCGATGTGCACGTCGATGACGCCGACGCCGGGATGTTCACCCTCAGCCATGGCGGGCGCCGGGTACGCTGCCGCGAATCCCTGAGCGACCTGACCAGCGCCGTCAGCATGACCCTGTGCCAGGACAAAAGCCTGACCCACAAAGTGCTCAAGGCTGCCGGGTTGAACCTGCCGGCGCAGCAAATGGCGGGTAACGCCGATGATAATCTGGCCTTCCTCGATGAACACCAGCGCGTGGTGGTCAAGCCACTGGATGGTGAACAGGGCCAAGGGGTGGCCGTGGATCTGCGTACCATCGAGGAAGTACAGCAAGCCATAGAAGCCGCTCGCCACTTCGACAGCCGCGTGCTGCTGGAAAGATTCCACGAGGGCCTCGACCTGCGCATTGTGGTGATCGGTTTTGAAGTGGTCGCCGCCGCCATTCGCCGGCCGGCCGAAGTGGTGGGCGACGGCCAACACTCCATCGGTGCATTGATCGAAGCCCAGAGCCGACGGCGACAGGCGGCCACGGGCGGCGAAAGCAAGATCCCGCAGGACCAGGAAACCCTGCGCACCCTGCGTGCCGCCGGATACGACTACAGCAGCATTCTGCCGGCCGGTGAGCACCTGTTCGTGCGACGCACGGCGAACCTTCATACCGGCGGCGTGCTTGAAGACGTCACGGCGATCCTGCACCCGACGCTGGTGGACGCCGCCATCCGCGCGGCCCGGGCCCTGGACATTCCCATGGTCGGCCTCGACCTGATGGTGTCCGCCGCTGACCAGCCGGACTATGTGTTTATCGAAGCCAACGAACGGGCCGGGCTGGCCAACCATGAACCGCAGCCCACGGCGGAGCGGTTTGTGGATTTGTTGTTTCCGTACAGTCAGCCGGTGGTCTCTTAG
- a CDS encoding osmoprotectant NAGGN system M42 family peptidase has product MTSKIPEPDLGYLQKVLLEMLAIPSPTGFTDTIVRYLAERLEELGIPFELTRRGTIRATLKGKKNSPDRAVSAHLDTIGAAVRAVKDNGRLTLAPVGCWSSRFAEGSRVSLFTDNGVIRGSVLPLMASGHAFNTAVDEMPISWDHIELRLDAYCATRADCESLGISVGDFVAFDPLPEFTESGHISARHLDDKAGVAALLAALKAIVDSGEELMIDCHPLFTITEETGSGAAAALPWDVSEFVGIDIAPVAPGQHSSEHAVSIAMQDSGGPYDYHLSRHLLRLASDNELPARRDLFRYYFSDAHSAVTAGHDIRTALLAFGCDATHGYERTHIDSLAALSRLLGAYILSPPVFASDAQPAKGSLDRFSHQLEHDTQMESDTRVPSVDSLVGQRSEN; this is encoded by the coding sequence ATGACCAGCAAAATCCCCGAACCGGACCTCGGTTACCTGCAAAAAGTGCTGCTGGAAATGCTCGCCATACCCAGCCCTACCGGGTTCACCGATACCATCGTGCGCTACCTCGCCGAACGCCTTGAAGAACTCGGCATTCCCTTCGAGCTGACCCGTCGCGGCACCATCCGCGCCACGCTCAAGGGCAAGAAGAACAGCCCCGACCGCGCCGTTTCCGCCCACCTGGACACCATCGGCGCGGCGGTGCGTGCAGTGAAGGACAACGGCCGCCTGACCCTCGCGCCCGTCGGCTGCTGGTCCAGCCGCTTCGCCGAAGGCAGCCGGGTCAGCCTGTTTACCGACAACGGCGTGATCCGTGGCAGCGTCTTGCCGCTGATGGCTTCCGGGCACGCATTCAACACCGCCGTGGATGAAATGCCGATCAGTTGGGATCACATCGAGTTGCGCCTGGACGCCTACTGCGCCACCCGTGCCGACTGCGAGTCGCTGGGCATCAGCGTCGGCGATTTCGTCGCCTTCGACCCGCTGCCTGAGTTCACCGAAAGCGGCCACATCAGCGCCCGCCACCTTGACGACAAGGCCGGGGTGGCCGCGCTGCTGGCGGCGCTCAAGGCCATCGTCGACAGTGGCGAAGAGCTGATGATCGATTGCCATCCGCTGTTCACCATCACCGAAGAAACCGGCAGCGGTGCCGCAGCGGCGTTGCCCTGGGACGTCAGTGAATTCGTCGGCATCGACATCGCACCGGTCGCACCTGGCCAACACTCCAGCGAGCACGCGGTAAGCATCGCCATGCAGGATTCCGGTGGGCCGTATGACTATCACCTGTCGCGCCACCTCCTGCGCCTGGCCAGCGACAACGAGTTGCCCGCACGCCGGGACCTGTTCCGCTACTACTTCAGCGACGCCCATTCAGCGGTGACCGCCGGCCACGACATTCGCACCGCCCTGCTCGCCTTCGGCTGCGACGCCACCCACGGTTACGAACGCACCCATATCGACAGCCTCGCCGCCCTGAGCCGCCTGCTCGGTGCCTACATCCTCAGCCCGCCCGTGTTTGCCAGCGATGCACAGCCGGCCAAGGGCTCACTGGACCGTTTCAGCCATCAGCTTGAACATGACACCCAGATGGAAAGCGATACGCGGGTGCCGTCGGTGGATAGCCTGGTGGGGCAGCGGTCGGAGAACTGA
- a CDS encoding YheU family protein, whose amino-acid sequence MLIPHDQLQVDTLTRLIEDFVTRDGTDNGDDTPLETRVLRVRQALTKGQALIVFDPQSEQCQLMLKHDVPKHLFD is encoded by the coding sequence ATGCTGATCCCCCACGACCAACTTCAAGTCGACACCCTCACCCGCCTGATCGAGGATTTCGTGACCCGCGACGGCACGGACAATGGAGACGACACTCCACTGGAAACCCGCGTACTGCGCGTGCGCCAGGCCTTGACCAAGGGCCAGGCACTGATTGTCTTCGACCCGCAAAGCGAGCAATGCCAGTTAATGCTCAAGCACGACGTGCCCAAGCACCTGTTTGACTGA
- the csrA gene encoding carbon storage regulator CsrA — translation MLVLTRIVGETISIGDNISVRVLAINGSNVRFGVEAPQDVNVHRCEIYERIQNKLAKTKER, via the coding sequence ATGCTCGTACTCACTCGCATTGTGGGCGAAACCATTTCCATCGGTGACAACATTTCCGTGCGTGTTCTCGCGATCAACGGAAGCAACGTGCGCTTTGGCGTTGAAGCGCCTCAGGACGTCAATGTGCATCGCTGCGAAATCTACGAACGCATCCAGAACAAACTGGCGAAAACCAAGGAGCGCTGA
- a CDS encoding YnfA family protein — MLNYLWFFLAALFEIAGCFAFWMWLRQGKSMWWVVPALLSLTLFALLLTRIEASYAGRAYAAYGGIYIIASIGWLAVVERIRPLGSDWLGVALCVIGASIILFGPRFSAS; from the coding sequence ATGCTCAATTACCTGTGGTTTTTCCTCGCTGCGCTGTTCGAAATTGCCGGTTGCTTTGCCTTCTGGATGTGGTTGCGCCAGGGCAAAAGCATGTGGTGGGTGGTGCCGGCGCTCCTCAGCCTGACCCTGTTCGCCCTGCTGCTGACCCGTATCGAGGCAAGCTACGCTGGCCGCGCCTACGCCGCTTACGGTGGCATCTACATCATTGCCTCAATCGGCTGGTTGGCCGTGGTCGAGCGGATTCGTCCGCTGGGTTCGGACTGGCTTGGTGTGGCGCTGTGTGTGATCGGCGCGAGTATCATCCTGTTCGGGCCGCGATTCTCCGCATCCTGA
- a CDS encoding SDR family oxidoreductase, with protein sequence MQNRMMITGAGSGLGREIALRWAREGWQLALSDVSEPGLQETLKLVREAGGDGFIQRCDVRDYSQLTAFAQACEVKLGGIDVIVNNAGVASGGFFSELSLEDWDWQIAINLMGVVKGCKAFLPLLEKSQGKIINIASMAALMQGPAMSNYNVAKAGVVALSESLLIELAHQEVGVHVVCPSFFQTNLLDSFRGPTPAMKAQVGKLLESSPISAADIADYIYQQVAAGEFMILPHEQGRMAWAIKQKNPQLLYNEMTAMADKMRAKARQSAS encoded by the coding sequence ATGCAAAATCGCATGATGATCACTGGTGCAGGCTCGGGCCTGGGTCGCGAAATCGCGCTGCGCTGGGCGCGTGAAGGCTGGCAACTGGCCTTGTCGGACGTCAGCGAACCCGGGTTGCAGGAAACCCTCAAGCTGGTCCGCGAAGCGGGCGGCGACGGTTTTATCCAGCGCTGTGACGTACGCGATTACAGCCAGTTGACGGCGTTCGCCCAGGCCTGCGAAGTCAAGCTCGGCGGCATCGATGTCATCGTCAATAACGCGGGCGTGGCATCTGGCGGGTTCTTCAGTGAGTTGTCCCTGGAGGACTGGGACTGGCAGATCGCGATCAACCTGATGGGCGTGGTCAAGGGCTGCAAGGCTTTCCTGCCACTGCTGGAAAAAAGCCAAGGCAAGATCATCAACATCGCGTCCATGGCCGCGCTGATGCAAGGCCCGGCGATGAGCAATTACAACGTGGCCAAGGCGGGCGTGGTGGCGTTGTCCGAAAGCCTGCTGATCGAGCTGGCGCATCAGGAAGTCGGTGTGCATGTGGTGTGTCCGTCGTTCTTCCAGACCAACCTGCTGGACTCCTTCCGCGGCCCGACTCCGGCCATGAAAGCCCAGGTCGGAAAGTTGCTGGAAAGCTCGCCGATCAGTGCCGCCGACATCGCCGACTACATCTATCAGCAGGTCGCCGCTGGCGAGTTCATGATCCTGCCCCACGAACAGGGCCGCATGGCCTGGGCGATCAAGCAGAAGAACCCGCAATTGCTCTACAACGAAATGACCGCCATGGCCGACAAAATGCGCGCCAAGGCCAGGCAATCGGCAAGCTGA
- a CDS encoding DUF3309 family protein, with translation MDMGTILIIILILLLIGGLPVFPHSRSWGYGPSGIIGVVLVVLLILLLLGRI, from the coding sequence ATAGACATGGGTACAATACTGATCATCATTCTGATCCTGTTACTGATCGGTGGTTTACCGGTCTTCCCGCACTCCAGAAGTTGGGGTTACGGCCCTTCCGGAATCATCGGCGTCGTATTGGTGGTGCTGTTGATCCTGCTCTTGCTCGGCCGAATATAA